The Kitasatospora setae KM-6054 genome contains a region encoding:
- the typA gene encoding translational GTPase TypA produces the protein MPTRNDIRNVAIVAHVDHGKTTLVDAMLKQAGAFAAHQQLDDRMMDSNDLEREKGITILAKNTAVKYHPKDGGAPITINIIDTPGHADFGGEVERGLSMVDAVVLLVDASEGPLPQTRFVLRKALSARLPVILCINKTDRPDARIDEVINETYDLFLDLDADEDQIEFPIVFACARDGVASLTKPENGTVPADSENLEPFFSTILEHVPAPVYDENAPLQAHVTNLDADNFLGRIALLRVEQGELRKGQTVAWIKRDGSIQNVRISELLMTEALTRKPAEVAGPGDICAVAGIGDIMIGETLADTENPIALPLITVDEPAISMTIGTNTSPLVGKGGSGKGADAKSSSKVDRKVTARQVKDRLDRELIGNVSLRVLETERPDAWEVQGRGELALAILIETMRREGFELTVGKPQVVTREVNGKTHEPVERLTVDVPEEHMGAVTQLMGVRKGRMDNMSNHGSGWVRMEFVVPSRGLIGFRTEFLTGTRGTGIAHSIHEGYEPWFGTLTTRNNGSLVADRSGVVTAFAMTNLQERGVLFCDPGTEVYEGMIVGENSRADDMDVNITKEKKLTNMRSSNADVAESIVPPRKLSLEQSLEFCREDECIEVTPETVRIRKVVLDAKDRGRTASRAKKG, from the coding sequence ATGCCCACGCGCAACGACATTCGTAACGTCGCCATCGTCGCCCACGTCGACCACGGCAAGACCACCCTGGTCGACGCCATGCTGAAGCAGGCCGGCGCCTTCGCCGCCCACCAGCAGCTCGACGACCGGATGATGGACTCGAACGACCTGGAGCGCGAGAAGGGCATCACCATTCTCGCGAAGAACACCGCGGTCAAGTACCACCCCAAGGACGGTGGCGCGCCGATCACGATCAACATCATCGACACCCCCGGCCACGCCGACTTCGGTGGCGAGGTCGAGCGCGGCCTGTCGATGGTGGACGCGGTCGTCCTGCTGGTCGACGCCTCCGAGGGCCCGCTGCCGCAGACCCGCTTCGTGCTGCGCAAGGCGCTCTCCGCCCGCCTGCCCGTCATCCTGTGCATCAACAAGACCGACCGTCCGGACGCTCGGATCGACGAGGTCATCAACGAGACCTACGACCTGTTCCTGGACCTGGACGCGGACGAGGACCAGATCGAGTTCCCGATCGTCTTCGCCTGCGCCCGTGACGGCGTCGCCTCGCTGACCAAGCCCGAGAACGGCACCGTCCCGGCGGACTCGGAGAACCTGGAGCCGTTCTTCTCCACCATCCTGGAGCACGTCCCGGCCCCGGTCTACGACGAGAACGCCCCGCTGCAGGCGCACGTCACCAACCTGGACGCCGACAACTTCCTCGGCCGCATCGCGCTCCTCCGGGTCGAGCAGGGCGAGCTGCGCAAGGGCCAGACGGTGGCCTGGATCAAGCGCGACGGCTCGATCCAGAACGTCCGGATCTCCGAGCTGCTGATGACCGAGGCGCTCACCCGCAAGCCGGCCGAGGTGGCCGGCCCCGGTGACATCTGCGCCGTCGCCGGCATCGGCGACATCATGATCGGCGAGACCCTGGCCGACACCGAGAACCCGATCGCGCTGCCGCTGATCACGGTCGACGAGCCGGCCATCTCGATGACCATCGGCACCAACACCTCGCCGCTGGTCGGCAAGGGCGGCTCCGGCAAGGGCGCCGACGCGAAGTCCAGCAGCAAGGTGGACCGCAAGGTGACGGCCCGCCAGGTGAAGGACCGCCTGGACCGCGAGCTGATCGGCAACGTCTCGCTCCGCGTCCTGGAGACCGAGCGCCCGGACGCCTGGGAGGTGCAGGGCCGCGGTGAGCTGGCGCTGGCCATCCTGATCGAGACCATGCGCCGCGAGGGCTTCGAGCTGACCGTCGGCAAGCCGCAGGTGGTCACCCGCGAGGTCAACGGCAAGACCCACGAGCCGGTCGAGCGCCTCACCGTGGACGTCCCCGAGGAGCACATGGGCGCCGTCACGCAGCTCATGGGCGTCCGCAAGGGCCGGATGGACAACATGTCCAACCACGGCTCGGGCTGGGTCCGGATGGAGTTCGTGGTGCCGTCCCGCGGCCTGATCGGCTTCCGCACCGAGTTCCTCACCGGCACCCGCGGCACCGGCATCGCGCACTCGATCCACGAGGGCTACGAGCCGTGGTTCGGCACCCTGACGACCCGCAACAACGGTTCGCTGGTCGCCGACCGCTCCGGCGTGGTCACCGCCTTCGCGATGACCAACCTGCAGGAGCGCGGCGTGCTGTTCTGCGACCCGGGCACCGAGGTGTACGAGGGCATGATCGTCGGTGAGAACTCGCGCGCCGACGACATGGACGTGAACATCACCAAGGAGAAGAAGCTCACCAACATGCGTTCCTCGAACGCCGACGTGGCGGAGTCCATCGTGCCGCCGCGCAAGCTCTCGCTGGAGCAGTCGCTGGAGTTCTGCCGCGAGGACGAGTGCATCGAGGTGACCCCGGAGACCGTGCGCATCCGCAAGGTCGTCCTGGACGCCAAGGACCGCGGCCGCACCGCCTCGCGCGCCAAGAAGGGCTGA
- a CDS encoding ABC transporter ATP-binding protein: MAEQPILEVRDLVKHYPLTQGILFKKQVGAVKAVDGVSFTLRKGETLGIVGESGCGKSTLAKVLMNLERATAGQVLYKGEDISRLSGAALKAVRRNIQMVFQDPYTSLNPRMTVGDIIGEPYEIHPEVAPKGDRRKAVQDLLDVVGLNPEYINRYPHQFSGGQRQRIGIARGLALKPEVIICDEPVSALDVSVQAQVINLLEQLQQDFELSYMFIAHDLSIVRHISDRVGVMYLGKMVEIGTDLEIYDHATHPYTQALLSAVPVPDPADREKRERIILSGDIPSPANPPSGCRFRTRCWKAQERCATEVPLLAVPAPLAGGARHDSACHFAAERETAAA; this comes from the coding sequence ATGGCTGAGCAGCCCATCCTGGAGGTCCGCGACCTGGTCAAGCACTACCCGCTGACCCAGGGCATCCTCTTCAAGAAGCAGGTCGGCGCGGTCAAGGCCGTCGACGGCGTCTCCTTCACCCTGCGCAAGGGCGAGACGCTCGGCATCGTCGGCGAGTCCGGCTGCGGCAAGTCGACCCTCGCCAAGGTCCTGATGAACCTGGAGCGGGCGACCGCCGGCCAGGTCCTCTACAAGGGCGAGGACATCTCCCGGCTGTCCGGCGCCGCCCTCAAGGCCGTCCGCCGCAACATCCAGATGGTGTTCCAGGACCCGTACACCTCGCTCAACCCGCGGATGACGGTCGGCGACATCATCGGCGAGCCGTACGAGATCCACCCCGAGGTCGCGCCGAAGGGCGACCGCCGCAAGGCGGTGCAGGACCTGCTGGACGTCGTGGGCCTCAACCCGGAGTACATCAACCGGTACCCGCACCAGTTCTCCGGCGGCCAGCGCCAGCGCATCGGCATCGCCCGCGGCCTCGCGCTCAAGCCCGAGGTCATCATCTGCGACGAGCCGGTCTCGGCGCTGGACGTGTCGGTGCAGGCGCAGGTGATCAACCTGCTGGAGCAGCTGCAGCAGGACTTCGAGCTCTCCTACATGTTCATCGCGCACGACCTGTCGATCGTCCGGCACATCTCCGACCGGGTCGGCGTGATGTACCTCGGCAAGATGGTCGAGATCGGCACCGACCTGGAGATCTACGACCACGCCACCCACCCGTACACCCAGGCGCTGCTCTCCGCGGTGCCGGTGCCGGACCCGGCCGACCGGGAGAAGCGCGAGCGGATCATCCTCTCCGGCGACATCCCCTCGCCGGCCAACCCGCCGTCCGGCTGCCGGTTCCGGACCCGGTGCTGGAAGGCGCAGGAGCGCTGCGCGACCGAGGTGCCGCTGCTGGCCGTCCCCGCGCCGCTGGCCGGCGGCGCCCGGCACGACTCGGCCTGCCACTTCGCGGCGGAGCGGGAGACCGCGGCGGCCTGA
- a CDS encoding ABC transporter permease — MGRYVARRLLQMIPVFLGTVTIIFFMTRMLPGDPAAAMWGDKAADPAQLAAFKHDMGLDVSKWQQYLNYMGNLFTGDFGKTMSGRQVTDVIGEALPVTVRLALLAFVFELVLGVAIGLFAGLRRGKAFDKSSLVLTLLLISIPVPVLGFVFQNVFAIQLGWITPTVQDSMNLGQLILPAIVLGSISLAYVARLTRTSIAENLKADYMRTAVAKGLPKRKVIGTHLMRNSMIPVVTFLGTDLGALMGGAIVTEGIFNVKGVGNALYHAINLNEGATVSGFVVVLVLVYLVASLLVDLLYAVLDPRIRYA, encoded by the coding sequence ATGGGGCGCTACGTCGCGAGGCGACTGCTCCAGATGATCCCGGTGTTCCTGGGCACGGTCACGATCATCTTCTTCATGACCCGCATGCTGCCGGGTGACCCCGCGGCGGCGATGTGGGGCGACAAGGCGGCCGACCCGGCCCAGCTCGCCGCGTTCAAGCACGACATGGGACTCGACGTCTCCAAGTGGCAGCAGTACCTCAACTACATGGGGAACCTGTTCACCGGCGACTTCGGCAAGACCATGAGCGGCCGCCAGGTCACCGACGTCATCGGCGAGGCCCTCCCGGTCACCGTCCGACTGGCGCTGCTGGCCTTCGTGTTCGAGCTGGTCCTCGGCGTCGCGATCGGCCTGTTCGCCGGCCTGCGCCGCGGCAAGGCCTTCGACAAGTCCTCCCTGGTGCTGACGCTGCTGCTGATCTCCATCCCGGTGCCGGTGCTCGGCTTCGTGTTCCAGAACGTCTTCGCGATCCAGCTCGGCTGGATCACCCCGACCGTCCAGGACTCGATGAACCTGGGCCAGCTGATCCTGCCCGCCATCGTGCTCGGCTCGATCTCGCTCGCCTACGTGGCCCGCCTGACCCGGACCTCCATCGCGGAGAACCTGAAGGCCGACTACATGCGCACCGCGGTCGCCAAGGGCCTGCCCAAGCGCAAGGTCATCGGCACCCACCTGATGCGCAACTCGATGATCCCGGTGGTGACCTTCCTGGGCACCGACCTCGGCGCCCTGATGGGCGGCGCGATCGTCACCGAGGGCATCTTCAACGTCAAGGGCGTCGGCAACGCGCTGTACCACGCCATCAACCTCAACGAGGGCGCGACCGTCTCCGGTTTCGTCGTCGTGCTGGTGCTGGTCTACCTGGTCGCCAGCCTGCTCGTCGACCTGCTCTACGCGGTCCTGGACCCGAGGATCCGGTATGCCTGA
- a CDS encoding ABC transporter ATP-binding protein — protein MTTAVEKTTATAGDRLAPGTPLLEVRDLHVEFKTRDGVAKAVNGVNYSVAAGETLAVLGESGSGKSVTAQTIMGILDMPPGRITSGEIMFRGQDMLKMSNEERRRIRGRKIAMIFQDALSSLNPVLTVGYQLGEMFRVHQGASKKEAKAKAIELMDRVRIPAAKERVGDYPHQFSGGMRQRIMIAMALALEPDLIIADEPTTALDVTVQAQVMDLLAELQAEYHMGLILITHDLGVVADVADKIAVMYAGRIVETAPVHELYARPAHPYTEGLLRSIPRLDQKGEELYAIKGLPPNLYKVPAGCAFNPRCDAATDLCRTEVPALHQVTDREGAELAGRKSACHLWKETLHG, from the coding sequence ATGACCACCGCAGTCGAAAAGACCACCGCCACCGCCGGCGACCGCCTGGCCCCCGGCACCCCGCTGCTCGAAGTCCGCGACCTGCACGTCGAGTTCAAGACCCGGGACGGCGTCGCCAAGGCCGTCAACGGCGTCAACTACTCGGTCGCGGCCGGCGAGACGCTCGCCGTCCTCGGTGAGTCGGGCTCCGGCAAGTCCGTCACCGCGCAGACGATCATGGGCATCCTGGACATGCCCCCCGGCCGGATCACCTCCGGCGAGATCATGTTCCGCGGCCAGGACATGCTGAAGATGTCCAACGAGGAGCGCCGGAGGATCCGCGGCCGCAAGATCGCGATGATCTTCCAGGACGCGCTCTCCTCGCTCAACCCGGTGCTCACCGTCGGCTACCAGCTCGGCGAGATGTTCCGGGTGCACCAGGGCGCCTCCAAGAAGGAGGCGAAGGCCAAGGCGATCGAGCTGATGGACCGGGTGCGGATCCCGGCCGCCAAGGAGCGGGTGGGGGACTACCCGCACCAGTTCTCCGGCGGCATGCGGCAGCGCATCATGATCGCGATGGCGCTGGCCCTGGAGCCGGACCTGATCATCGCGGACGAGCCGACCACGGCGCTGGACGTGACCGTCCAGGCGCAGGTGATGGACCTGCTCGCCGAGCTGCAGGCCGAGTACCACATGGGCCTGATCCTGATCACCCACGACCTCGGCGTGGTCGCCGACGTGGCCGACAAGATCGCCGTGATGTACGCGGGCCGGATCGTCGAGACCGCCCCCGTGCACGAGCTGTACGCCCGCCCCGCCCACCCGTACACCGAGGGCCTGCTCCGGTCGATCCCGCGACTGGACCAGAAGGGCGAGGAGCTCTACGCGATCAAGGGCCTGCCGCCCAACCTCTACAAGGTCCCGGCCGGCTGCGCGTTCAACCCGCGCTGCGACGCCGCCACCGACCTGTGCCGCACCGAGGTCCCCGCCCTGCACCAGGTCACCGACCGGGAGGGCGCGGAGCTCGCCGGGCGCAAGAGCGCCTGCCACCTCTGGAAGGAGACCCTCCATGGCTGA
- a CDS encoding peptide ABC transporter substrate-binding protein, whose translation MRGASQAKWVVAAVAVALAATACGSGGSSSGSTGGGASNAQGTFSYQSTEPQNPLQPANAMEVGGGRVIKTLFKGLVDYDPSNGQLRNQVAEKIETTDAQNYTVTLKSGWTFHDGTPVTAKSFVDAWNWSANVKNNQINSDWFSDIQGYADVHPDEGDPKATTMSGLKVVDDTHFTIALDGPVSYFEYKLGYTAFSPLPDAFFTDPAKYGQSPIGNGPYKFVSWEHNKAITVAANDKYAGVDKPKNGGIVFKNYSQADAAYKDLISDNLDVLDQVDPSDLASYKTDLGDRAVDQAQGAIQSISFSLYQADWKPENLAKVRQGLSMAIDRDTITKTVLNGSRQPANSWVAPGAMGYKDNTCGEACTYNPEKAKQLVTEGGGVPGNKITVLYNADGGHKEWVDAVCNSIRQATGVECVGDAKPDFKTARDLIKNKKVNGLMRTGWVQDYPLNANFLRDVYGTGAAANDGGYSSPEFDRLAGEADKATSVEKTAELYQQAEAQLAKDMPAIPLWYYKTTAGYSKNVQNVKYDSFGDPVFTQVEVKQK comes from the coding sequence ATGCGCGGTGCCAGCCAGGCCAAGTGGGTTGTCGCGGCCGTCGCGGTCGCCCTCGCCGCTACCGCTTGCGGCAGTGGCGGCTCGTCCAGCGGCTCCACCGGTGGCGGGGCGTCCAACGCCCAGGGCACGTTCAGCTACCAGAGCACCGAGCCGCAGAACCCGCTCCAGCCGGCGAACGCCATGGAGGTCGGCGGCGGCCGTGTCATCAAGACCCTGTTCAAGGGCCTGGTGGACTACGACCCCAGCAACGGCCAGCTCCGCAACCAGGTCGCCGAGAAGATCGAGACCACGGACGCGCAGAACTACACCGTCACCCTGAAGTCCGGCTGGACCTTCCACGACGGCACCCCGGTGACCGCCAAGTCCTTCGTGGACGCCTGGAACTGGTCGGCCAACGTCAAGAACAACCAGATCAACTCCGACTGGTTCTCCGACATCCAGGGCTACGCGGACGTCCACCCGGACGAGGGCGACCCGAAGGCCACCACGATGTCCGGCCTCAAGGTCGTCGACGACACCCACTTCACCATCGCGCTGGACGGCCCGGTCTCGTACTTCGAGTACAAGCTCGGCTACACCGCCTTCTCGCCGCTGCCCGACGCCTTCTTCACCGACCCGGCGAAGTACGGCCAGTCGCCGATCGGCAACGGCCCCTACAAGTTCGTCTCGTGGGAGCACAACAAGGCGATCACCGTCGCCGCGAACGACAAGTACGCGGGCGTCGACAAGCCGAAGAACGGCGGCATCGTCTTCAAGAACTACTCGCAGGCCGACGCCGCGTACAAGGACCTGATCTCGGACAACCTGGACGTGCTGGACCAGGTCGACCCGAGCGACCTGGCCTCGTACAAGACCGACCTGGGCGACCGCGCCGTCGACCAGGCGCAGGGCGCCATCCAGTCGATCTCCTTCTCGCTGTACCAGGCCGACTGGAAGCCGGAGAACCTGGCCAAGGTCCGCCAGGGCCTGTCGATGGCGATCGACCGCGACACCATCACCAAGACGGTGCTCAACGGCTCCCGCCAGCCCGCCAACTCCTGGGTCGCCCCGGGCGCGATGGGCTACAAGGACAACACCTGCGGCGAGGCCTGCACCTACAACCCGGAGAAGGCCAAGCAGCTGGTCACCGAGGGTGGCGGCGTTCCCGGCAACAAGATCACCGTCCTGTACAACGCCGACGGCGGCCACAAGGAGTGGGTGGACGCGGTCTGCAACTCCATCCGCCAGGCGACCGGCGTCGAGTGCGTCGGCGACGCCAAGCCGGACTTCAAGACCGCGCGTGACCTGATCAAGAACAAGAAGGTCAACGGTCTGATGCGCACCGGCTGGGTGCAGGACTACCCGCTGAACGCGAACTTCCTGCGCGACGTGTACGGCACCGGCGCCGCGGCCAACGACGGCGGCTACTCCAGCCCCGAGTTCGACCGCCTGGCGGGCGAGGCCGACAAGGCCACCTCGGTGGAGAAGACCGCCGAGCTGTACCAGCAGGCCGAGGCCCAGCTGGCCAAGGACATGCCGGCCATCCCGCTCTGGTACTACAAGACCACCGCCGGTTACTCGAAGAACGTGCAGAACGTGAAGTACGACTCCTTCGGTGACCCGGTCTTCACCCAGGTCGAGGTCAAGCAGAAGTAA
- a CDS encoding SpoIIE family protein phosphatase codes for MPEQPGAPTTPAPLPLGWGQGASGTIYDYIRVATFAIGADGRIAQWSDRAAEFFGVPASEAVGADPITAFIPRELWQRGRARLERILSGEEWVGTAPYRDLSGAESLAEVYAMPASADGSATCLAVDLGRLRAIETDLAASEAVIGQTPTGFFLFDTDLKLQRVNAAFAAGVGRSPTALQGLAPGDVFRPSDADRLLLALRKVLTGQESVLDLRLSGPVRAARTGAGRDEDQRTWAVSLYRLTAAGGRPIGVAGQVQDVTSRHIAEREAAGVRRSLALLNEASTHIGSTLDLETTAKELLDVIVPQFCDVATVDLYTALLTGDAAPLSANPESGELRRVAVSSVVGNAPSVLGSERAGVRVAEAGGTLCYPPRSPHARALRTGRSVVPQPGPDPLLRSTLVVPLVARDQVLGLVQLSRAIGSEPFDAREVAIAEELVARAAVCVDNARLYRREHERALILQRSLLPPGNPAASGLEIARRYLPSNNNTEVGGDWFDVIPLPGSRTALVIGDVMGRGLRAAVAMGQLRTAVRTLAMLDLDPEEVLSALDEIARGLGNDEDPDRSNAEVYLATCVYAVYDAVKQRCTFANAGHLPPVLLAPGQGARTITVPPGLPLGVGGEPFEEVTVDLPEGAVLALYTDGLVESRKHQLDEGIDAFRAALEAGSERIEELCDQVLDELNPHHGEDDIALLMAKVKALPKGSVGDWRFPSEPTSVAKAREAACGWLLERGLDDLVDTSELLVSELVTNALRHGRGEIRLRLLRDKTMVCEVWDDAYAQPRQRRAQETDEGGRGLQLVSLLAERWGSRRTPKGKIVWFELSL; via the coding sequence GTGCCGGAACAGCCGGGTGCCCCGACGACCCCCGCCCCGCTGCCGCTCGGCTGGGGACAGGGCGCCTCGGGCACCATCTACGACTACATCAGGGTCGCGACCTTCGCGATCGGGGCCGACGGGCGGATCGCCCAGTGGAGCGACCGGGCCGCCGAGTTCTTCGGCGTCCCCGCCTCCGAGGCGGTCGGCGCCGACCCGATCACCGCGTTCATCCCGCGCGAGCTGTGGCAGCGCGGCCGGGCCCGGCTGGAACGCATCCTGTCCGGCGAGGAGTGGGTCGGCACCGCCCCCTACCGGGACCTCTCCGGCGCCGAGAGCCTCGCCGAGGTCTACGCGATGCCCGCCAGCGCCGACGGCTCCGCCACCTGCCTGGCCGTCGACCTCGGCCGGCTGCGCGCCATCGAGACCGACCTGGCCGCCTCCGAGGCGGTCATCGGCCAGACCCCCACCGGCTTCTTCCTGTTCGACACCGACCTCAAGCTGCAACGCGTCAACGCCGCCTTCGCGGCCGGCGTCGGTCGCAGCCCCACCGCCCTCCAGGGCCTCGCCCCCGGCGACGTGTTCCGCCCCTCCGACGCCGACCGGCTGCTGCTCGCCCTGCGCAAGGTCCTCACCGGCCAGGAGTCCGTCCTCGACCTGCGGCTGTCCGGCCCGGTCCGGGCCGCCCGCACCGGCGCCGGCCGCGACGAGGACCAGCGCACCTGGGCCGTCTCGCTGTACCGGCTCACCGCCGCCGGCGGCCGCCCGATCGGCGTGGCCGGCCAGGTCCAGGACGTCACCAGCCGGCACATCGCCGAACGCGAGGCGGCCGGCGTGCGCCGCAGCCTCGCCCTGCTGAACGAGGCGTCCACCCACATCGGCTCCACCCTCGACCTGGAGACCACCGCCAAGGAACTGCTCGACGTGATCGTCCCGCAGTTCTGCGACGTCGCCACCGTCGACCTCTACACCGCGCTGCTCACCGGCGACGCCGCCCCGCTCAGCGCCAACCCGGAGAGCGGCGAACTGCGCCGGGTCGCCGTCTCCAGCGTGGTCGGCAACGCCCCGTCCGTGCTCGGCAGCGAGCGCGCCGGCGTCCGGGTCGCCGAGGCCGGCGGCACACTCTGCTACCCGCCGCGCTCCCCGCACGCCCGCGCGCTGCGCACCGGCCGCAGCGTCGTCCCGCAGCCCGGCCCCGACCCGCTGCTGCGCTCCACCCTGGTGGTGCCGCTGGTCGCCCGCGACCAGGTGCTCGGCCTGGTCCAGCTCTCCCGGGCGATCGGCAGCGAGCCGTTCGACGCCCGCGAGGTCGCGATCGCCGAGGAGCTGGTCGCCCGGGCCGCCGTCTGCGTCGACAACGCCCGGCTCTACCGCCGCGAGCACGAGCGCGCGCTGATCCTGCAGCGCAGCCTGCTGCCCCCCGGCAACCCGGCCGCCTCCGGCCTGGAGATCGCCCGCCGCTACCTGCCCAGCAACAACAACACCGAGGTCGGCGGCGACTGGTTCGACGTCATCCCGCTGCCCGGCAGCCGCACCGCGCTGGTGATCGGCGACGTGATGGGCCGCGGCCTGCGCGCCGCCGTCGCGATGGGCCAACTCCGCACCGCCGTCCGCACCCTGGCGATGCTCGACCTCGACCCCGAGGAGGTGCTCTCCGCCCTCGACGAGATCGCCCGCGGCCTCGGCAACGACGAGGACCCGGACCGCTCCAACGCCGAGGTCTACCTCGCCACCTGCGTGTACGCCGTCTACGACGCGGTCAAACAGCGCTGCACCTTCGCCAACGCCGGGCACCTCCCGCCGGTCCTGCTCGCCCCCGGGCAGGGCGCCCGCACCATCACCGTGCCGCCCGGCCTGCCGCTCGGCGTCGGCGGCGAACCGTTCGAGGAGGTCACCGTCGACCTGCCGGAGGGCGCCGTGCTGGCCCTCTACACCGACGGCCTGGTGGAGTCCCGCAAGCACCAGCTCGACGAGGGCATCGACGCCTTCCGGGCCGCGCTGGAGGCCGGCTCCGAGCGGATCGAGGAACTCTGCGACCAGGTGCTGGACGAGCTCAACCCGCACCACGGCGAGGACGACATCGCCCTGCTGATGGCCAAGGTCAAGGCCCTGCCCAAGGGCTCGGTCGGCGACTGGCGGTTCCCCTCCGAGCCGACCTCGGTCGCCAAGGCCCGCGAGGCCGCCTGCGGCTGGCTGCTGGAACGCGGCCTGGACGACCTGGTCGACACCTCCGAGCTGCTGGTCAGCGAACTGGTCACCAACGCGCTGCGGCACGGCCGCGGCGAGATCCGGCTCCGGCTGCTGCGCGACAAGACCATGGTCTGCGAGGTCTGGGACGACGCCTACGCGCAGCCGCGCCAGCGCCGCGCCCAGGAGACCGACGAGGGCGGCCGCGGCCTCCAGCTGGTCTCCCTGCTGGCCGAGCGCTGGGGCAGCCGGCGCACCCCCAAGGGCAAGATCGTCTGGTTCGAGCTCTCGCTCTAG
- a CDS encoding ABC transporter permease: MPELIEKPAPSGENAIPAQRGPADAGAKAEKPRSLGLDAWHDLRKRPVFLISAVLILLLVLFAIAPSLFTSVDPRAGDLRNHYLTKPSYLHFFQADWFGYDGQGRSIYARMIYGARASVVVGICVTAGVTVLGGLLGMVAGYYGGWVDTIVSRFTDMVFGIPLLLGALVMLNAFQVRTVWSVVFALVVLGWTQMTRVMRGSVITVKQADYVTAAKALGAGTGRIMFKHILPNAIAPVIVVATIALGGYIATEATLSFLGIGLQDPTISWGIDINSAQKVIRQAPFALFFPAGMLSVTVLAFIMLGDAVRDALDPKLR, encoded by the coding sequence ATGCCTGAACTGATCGAGAAGCCCGCCCCTTCGGGAGAGAACGCCATCCCCGCCCAGCGAGGGCCGGCCGACGCCGGGGCGAAGGCCGAGAAGCCGCGCAGCCTGGGCCTGGACGCCTGGCACGACCTGCGCAAGCGCCCGGTCTTCCTCATCTCGGCGGTGCTGATCCTGCTGCTGGTGCTGTTCGCGATCGCCCCCAGCCTGTTCACCTCGGTGGACCCGCGCGCCGGCGACCTGCGCAACCACTACCTGACCAAGCCGAGCTACCTGCACTTCTTCCAGGCGGACTGGTTCGGCTACGACGGCCAGGGCCGGTCGATCTACGCCCGGATGATCTACGGCGCCCGCGCCTCGGTGGTCGTCGGCATCTGCGTCACCGCCGGCGTCACCGTCCTGGGCGGCCTGCTCGGCATGGTGGCCGGCTACTACGGCGGCTGGGTCGACACGATCGTCTCCCGCTTCACCGACATGGTCTTCGGCATCCCGCTGCTGCTCGGCGCCCTGGTCATGCTGAACGCCTTCCAGGTCCGCACGGTCTGGTCGGTGGTCTTCGCCCTGGTGGTCCTCGGCTGGACCCAGATGACCCGCGTGATGCGCGGCTCGGTGATCACCGTCAAGCAGGCCGACTACGTGACGGCCGCGAAGGCGCTCGGCGCCGGCACCGGCCGGATCATGTTCAAGCACATCCTGCCGAACGCGATCGCCCCGGTGATCGTGGTCGCCACCATCGCGCTGGGCGGCTACATCGCCACCGAGGCCACGCTGAGCTTCCTCGGCATCGGCCTGCAGGACCCGACCATCTCCTGGGGCATCGACATCAACTCGGCCCAGAAGGTGATCCGGCAGGCGCCGTTCGCGCTGTTCTTCCCGGCAGGCATGCTCAGCGTCACCGTGCTGGCCTTCATCATGCTCGGCGACGCGGTGCGCGACGCCCTCGACCCGAAGCTGCGCTGA